One Desulfovibrio sp. UCD-KL4C genomic region harbors:
- a CDS encoding AAA family ATPase, which translates to MINLAGYKKVSSFFEEDELSMCKAIRNYDNATVLIKYPTSQFPSPKLLTEIKNEYAVSLEIGDSGAISPTALQHTDTSLAIIFEDNGYSLLSNFVKTTDIDLKQKIILAIKALTALGYVHSKGFLHRNIKPTSFVVSDDMKKVVMINLQHCSRLQKSISRMHTGLEADSFLPYISPEQSGRISEHPDHRSDFYSFGISLFEFFTGLLPFPAEGALEMIHRHLAHEPPVPHLVNPEISEQLSAVILKLLAKNPENRYQSISGIKLDLKTCLKAYEKGIKLEDFEPGAKDISDTFTLSRRLFGRKNEKQLLLKSFEKSTHGSCEVVIVQGETGSGKTSLIKHIQGQVEAEQGEFIFGKFDQFKRNIPFSALIQAFQKLIRKKLNSPAPIINAWEKRIINVLGPNAGLITEVIPDLELLIGPQAPPAKLPLTESLNRFNLVFKNFIKIFPDLDHPLVLFIDDLQWADSSTIGLITELVADKEITHILVIGACRDNISLSNKITEMLTEIETLSSNIQKITLNRLSHKQVLAFISRSFRAERSRTGELAKLVFNRTGGNPLFVREYLRNLYREGLIKFNYKKTRWDWDIEAIHEIPMDGDIVELMVGKVDELTPVGQKLLKTAACIGSKFDTETLIAVTGIPKDEVISFLNIAFDEGLLVLNENSLENSEDIISYLESSTSLSFMHDRVQQSIYSMLTAQEKSALHLKIGRNMLRVFDDSKIEEIIFDVAMQFSASISKIVDKKERVQVSAIFRRAGKKAKRSSAFSLASSYFAAGIELLTHDSWQTNYDLTFDIHLDRLECEYLSGKTKQAEKFFAVMLENAASRHDISQVKLIKIIFYTDLGRYKEAVTLALELLALFGMVIPEYPNKLAITSELFKVKIILHSKSVEEIYALPEMNDPEKLAIMNLLMHTIASAYMYNKKLVFAIVLKMLRLSLKYGNAPSSAFSYLFYAMIIAAKDFSFEKSKKFAKLAVDLNKKFKNSALDTKILLLRGCAHDHWHTPISESIRTLETAFKTGQINGDATYGRYASYFAVYYKFIQGTPLNVVSADADKYLSLRQNLHNPLRAGVLTLIKQMSKSFEGKTYTPGYLNDEYFKEKELIGLAKNNGSAVIEYLTKNSKIITLSFFGHNEQALEQIEEIQDNIETHLFGLISVPIFHFFSVINMIAVYNSCSAAKRKNYTTRIKKSLTKLDLWQKTCPENFRHLFLLASAQYHSLTGKQNYALPLYEEAIHASIENNFTNFAALSCELAAKFHFSINSKRSGTALMDEACEHYNTWGASAKLKKLTADYNSLPENFSQPHIEMKTEQFGSNTKESYSLDLSTVMKASLAISGEIVLVRLLDKLMNIVIENAGAQRASLLLNNKSRLELIAHAEVSKTGILTQIKPDPKERSYCASIVNYVYRSKDHIVLRDASSQGPFAIDSYIIKYSPKSVLAMPIINQQVIRGVLYLENNLRPGVFTEKRLEVLNLLCSQAAISIQNASLYSDLRESEAQHRTLLESINVGVYLAEANLEGNFIKGNRALTEMFGFPDWASFKMTTMKSLLIHPEIHYSILNELLRGGKIRDREIQMKKKDGTLIWVNLSASLHLDENTKVQCMEGVLEDITEQKQTRKLEQAKVAADAANKAKSDFLASMSHEIRTPMNAILGMADILWESRLSKAQRKYVKLFKNAGENLLLLINDILDLSKVEAGQLTLEKVDFELEDLFEEIGSIFALKAQLKNIDLCWYIDPKVPKIISGDPTRIRQILVNLLGNALKFTTEGEVTYEAALTETGLLKITIADTGIGIPSSKMNQIFDTFSQADSSTTRTFGGTGLGLPICVRMVERMGGGLFVSSQEGVGSSFAFTIHLDSPSQQEKILSLKGKYILIVDKESSTRNFMEKALTDLGATVYIAETMNQATTSAVEMSLTESCSKTLIFGEPAWETNYHTFLKTLKKDIYKSWSLIVILNGKSLPKESARIKQLRASYLHRPVSPKAIACEINEPDLTKKTNKYLKAFDSSSKNKTEPETLCTTKRSSILLVEDSEDNRMVIELYLKDSPYQITMAENGKEGLEKFVNGKYDLVIMDIQMPVMDGYETTKAIRQFELEKKVRETPILALTANAFQEDAQKCLNCGCNDHLAKPIKKKKLISALEEYLG; encoded by the coding sequence ATGATTAATCTCGCAGGCTATAAAAAAGTCAGTTCTTTTTTTGAAGAGGACGAACTTTCCATGTGCAAAGCCATCCGAAATTATGACAATGCAACTGTTTTAATCAAATATCCTACTTCACAATTCCCATCCCCTAAACTTCTCACTGAAATTAAAAATGAATATGCAGTTTCCCTTGAAATAGGTGACTCTGGAGCAATCTCTCCCACAGCTCTCCAACATACAGATACTTCTCTTGCCATCATCTTTGAGGACAATGGGTATTCTTTACTTAGCAATTTCGTAAAAACTACCGACATAGATCTGAAGCAAAAAATAATTTTAGCAATAAAGGCTCTGACGGCTTTAGGTTATGTCCATTCAAAAGGATTTCTACATAGAAACATTAAGCCGACCAGCTTTGTAGTATCGGATGACATGAAAAAAGTTGTAATGATCAACTTGCAACATTGTTCACGCTTACAAAAGTCTATCTCACGAATGCATACAGGACTTGAGGCGGATAGTTTTCTTCCGTATATATCTCCTGAGCAGAGCGGTAGAATAAGTGAACATCCAGACCATAGATCGGATTTTTACTCTTTCGGCATTTCTCTTTTTGAATTTTTCACGGGCCTACTCCCATTTCCAGCCGAAGGTGCACTTGAGATGATACATCGTCACCTTGCGCATGAACCTCCTGTTCCGCATTTGGTTAATCCGGAAATTTCTGAACAACTTTCAGCTGTGATTTTGAAGCTTCTGGCCAAAAATCCTGAGAATAGATATCAATCCATATCAGGCATTAAGCTGGATTTGAAAACATGCCTCAAAGCATATGAAAAAGGAATCAAGTTAGAAGATTTCGAGCCCGGCGCTAAAGACATCTCAGACACATTCACCCTATCACGCAGACTATTCGGCAGAAAAAACGAAAAGCAGCTTCTTCTAAAATCATTTGAAAAATCTACTCATGGAAGCTGTGAAGTTGTAATAGTCCAAGGTGAGACAGGATCGGGTAAGACCTCACTTATCAAGCACATTCAGGGACAAGTTGAGGCAGAACAGGGAGAATTTATTTTCGGAAAATTCGACCAATTTAAGCGTAATATTCCCTTCAGCGCATTGATTCAAGCTTTCCAAAAATTGATCCGAAAAAAGTTAAACAGCCCTGCCCCCATAATAAATGCGTGGGAAAAACGTATTATCAATGTTTTAGGCCCAAATGCAGGACTGATAACCGAAGTTATTCCAGATCTAGAGTTACTTATCGGGCCACAAGCACCCCCTGCAAAACTTCCTCTGACTGAGTCTCTCAATCGGTTTAATCTTGTTTTTAAAAATTTTATAAAGATTTTCCCGGACCTCGACCATCCTCTAGTTTTATTCATTGACGACCTTCAGTGGGCGGATTCTTCTACAATAGGACTGATAACAGAACTTGTTGCGGATAAAGAGATTACTCACATCCTTGTTATCGGAGCATGCCGCGACAACATATCTTTAAGCAACAAAATAACTGAAATGCTTACTGAAATAGAAACTCTTTCCTCTAACATTCAAAAAATCACGTTAAACAGACTTAGTCATAAACAAGTTTTAGCTTTTATCAGTCGATCTTTCAGAGCTGAAAGATCACGTACTGGAGAACTTGCCAAATTGGTATTCAACAGAACAGGAGGAAACCCTTTATTTGTACGCGAATACCTTCGTAACCTATACAGAGAGGGGCTGATTAAATTCAACTATAAAAAAACAAGATGGGACTGGGACATTGAGGCTATTCACGAAATCCCCATGGATGGAGACATTGTTGAGCTCATGGTTGGTAAAGTTGACGAGCTTACTCCTGTTGGTCAGAAATTATTAAAAACAGCAGCATGTATCGGCAGTAAATTCGATACGGAAACGTTAATAGCTGTAACTGGCATCCCAAAGGATGAAGTTATTTCTTTTTTAAATATTGCATTTGATGAAGGACTACTGGTTTTAAATGAGAATTCTCTTGAAAATTCAGAGGATATCATCTCTTACCTTGAATCTTCAACATCACTTTCCTTCATGCACGACAGAGTTCAGCAGTCAATATATTCAATGCTAACGGCACAGGAGAAATCAGCTCTACATTTAAAAATAGGGCGCAACATGTTGCGTGTTTTTGATGATTCAAAAATTGAAGAAATCATATTCGACGTGGCAATGCAGTTTAGCGCGTCCATATCTAAAATAGTAGATAAAAAAGAAAGAGTTCAAGTTTCTGCGATTTTCCGCCGCGCAGGCAAAAAAGCCAAAAGGAGCTCCGCATTCAGCTTAGCAAGCAGTTATTTTGCTGCCGGAATCGAGCTGCTTACCCATGATAGTTGGCAAACTAACTATGATCTGACTTTTGATATACACCTTGACCGTCTGGAATGTGAATATCTTAGCGGCAAAACAAAACAAGCTGAGAAATTTTTTGCAGTCATGCTAGAAAATGCTGCAAGCAGGCACGATATTTCACAAGTTAAGCTTATTAAAATAATTTTTTACACTGACTTAGGCAGATATAAGGAAGCGGTGACGCTTGCTCTTGAACTTCTGGCATTATTTGGCATGGTCATCCCAGAATATCCAAACAAACTAGCCATTACCTCTGAACTGTTCAAAGTTAAAATTATACTGCACAGCAAATCAGTTGAAGAGATCTACGCCCTCCCGGAAATGAACGATCCAGAGAAGCTGGCAATAATGAACCTTTTAATGCATACAATTGCTTCGGCATACATGTATAATAAAAAGCTTGTATTCGCTATTGTTTTAAAAATGCTTCGCCTTTCATTAAAATACGGTAATGCTCCATCTTCCGCGTTTAGTTATTTGTTTTACGCAATGATTATAGCGGCGAAAGATTTTTCATTTGAAAAATCCAAAAAATTTGCGAAACTAGCTGTTGATTTGAATAAGAAATTTAAAAACAGCGCACTGGACACTAAAATACTGCTACTTCGCGGTTGTGCTCACGACCACTGGCATACTCCTATATCTGAAAGCATCCGCACACTTGAAACAGCTTTTAAAACTGGACAAATAAACGGTGATGCGACTTATGGACGATATGCAAGCTACTTTGCTGTCTACTATAAATTTATTCAAGGTACCCCTCTAAATGTTGTTTCCGCAGATGCTGACAAATATTTAAGCCTTCGTCAGAATCTTCATAATCCACTTCGCGCAGGCGTTCTGACTCTTATTAAGCAAATGTCCAAAAGTTTTGAGGGAAAAACTTATACCCCGGGATATTTAAATGATGAATATTTTAAGGAAAAAGAACTTATCGGACTGGCGAAAAACAATGGGTCAGCCGTAATTGAATATTTGACCAAAAACTCTAAAATTATCACTCTTTCTTTTTTCGGTCATAATGAGCAAGCACTCGAACAAATTGAAGAGATACAAGATAACATTGAAACACATTTGTTCGGGTTGATCAGCGTTCCTATTTTCCATTTTTTCAGTGTCATCAATATGATTGCTGTTTACAATTCCTGCTCAGCGGCAAAACGAAAAAATTACACAACCCGTATTAAAAAATCGCTGACTAAACTTGATCTGTGGCAAAAGACATGTCCTGAAAATTTCAGACATCTTTTTCTACTTGCAAGCGCACAATACCATTCTCTGACAGGAAAACAAAATTATGCCCTGCCACTTTACGAAGAGGCTATACATGCAAGCATAGAAAACAACTTCACGAACTTTGCAGCTCTTTCTTGTGAACTGGCTGCCAAGTTTCACTTCTCAATCAACAGCAAACGGTCAGGAACAGCCTTAATGGACGAGGCATGCGAACATTATAATACCTGGGGGGCCTCTGCCAAACTCAAGAAGTTAACAGCAGACTATAACTCACTCCCGGAAAATTTTTCGCAACCTCACATAGAGATGAAAACGGAACAGTTCGGCAGCAACACAAAAGAGTCATATTCATTGGATCTATCAACTGTAATGAAAGCATCTCTTGCCATTTCCGGAGAAATAGTCCTTGTCCGCCTGCTCGACAAATTAATGAACATTGTTATTGAAAATGCAGGAGCCCAAAGAGCATCTCTTCTTCTTAATAACAAGAGCAGGCTGGAACTTATCGCTCATGCTGAAGTTTCAAAAACCGGTATTCTAACTCAGATTAAACCGGACCCCAAAGAAAGATCATATTGTGCCAGTATAGTTAATTATGTTTATCGTTCAAAAGATCATATTGTACTTAGAGATGCCAGTTCGCAAGGGCCTTTCGCCATAGACAGCTATATTATTAAATATTCACCTAAATCTGTTTTGGCGATGCCTATTATCAATCAACAGGTTATACGCGGAGTTTTATACCTTGAAAACAACTTAAGGCCCGGTGTTTTCACTGAAAAACGGCTTGAAGTCTTAAACCTGCTCTGTTCTCAAGCCGCCATATCAATCCAGAATGCAAGTTTGTATTCAGACCTCAGAGAATCTGAGGCGCAGCACCGAACCCTTCTGGAAAGCATCAATGTAGGAGTCTATCTGGCTGAGGCCAATCTTGAAGGAAATTTTATCAAAGGGAATCGGGCATTAACAGAAATGTTCGGATTTCCAGACTGGGCAAGTTTTAAAATGACCACGATGAAATCATTACTTATTCATCCGGAAATTCACTATTCAATTCTCAACGAGCTTCTTAGAGGCGGTAAAATCCGCGATAGAGAAATCCAGATGAAGAAAAAGGACGGAACTTTGATATGGGTAAACTTGTCAGCTTCATTACATTTAGACGAAAATACTAAGGTTCAATGCATGGAAGGAGTTCTTGAAGATATCACCGAGCAGAAACAAACTCGAAAACTTGAGCAGGCAAAAGTTGCGGCAGACGCAGCCAATAAAGCCAAAAGTGATTTTCTTGCCAGCATGAGCCACGAAATACGAACCCCGATGAATGCTATCCTTGGAATGGCTGACATACTTTGGGAATCAAGGCTTAGCAAAGCTCAACGAAAATATGTAAAATTATTCAAAAATGCAGGAGAAAATCTTCTGCTCCTTATTAATGATATTCTGGATCTTTCAAAAGTTGAAGCAGGCCAGCTAACCCTTGAAAAGGTAGACTTTGAACTTGAGGATCTTTTCGAAGAAATAGGGTCTATCTTTGCCTTAAAAGCTCAACTCAAAAATATTGATCTATGCTGGTATATTGATCCTAAAGTACCTAAGATAATCAGTGGAGACCCTACAAGAATAAGACAAATACTTGTTAATCTACTTGGAAACGCCCTTAAATTCACCACTGAAGGAGAAGTAACCTACGAAGCGGCTTTAACCGAAACAGGCCTGCTTAAAATTACAATAGCGGATACAGGCATTGGCATCCCTTCATCAAAAATGAATCAGATTTTTGATACTTTTTCTCAGGCGGACTCATCAACGACCAGAACATTCGGAGGAACGGGACTCGGACTACCAATTTGTGTACGAATGGTTGAACGTATGGGCGGAGGATTATTTGTCAGCAGTCAGGAAGGCGTAGGATCCTCATTTGCCTTTACAATTCATCTGGATTCTCCCAGCCAGCAAGAAAAGATACTCAGTTTGAAAGGAAAATATATTCTCATAGTTGATAAAGAAAGTTCTACTAGAAACTTTATGGAAAAAGCTCTTACAGATTTAGGGGCTACTGTATATATTGCCGAGACTATGAACCAGGCTACAACCTCGGCAGTGGAGATGTCTCTTACTGAAAGTTGCAGTAAAACACTTATTTTTGGTGAACCGGCATGGGAAACAAACTACCATACTTTTTTAAAGACATTAAAAAAAGATATCTACAAAAGCTGGTCACTGATTGTGATCTTAAATGGTAAATCATTACCAAAAGAATCTGCACGAATCAAACAACTCAGAGCATCTTATCTTCACAGGCCGGTGTCTCCCAAAGCTATTGCCTGTGAAATAAATGAACCGGATCTTACAAAAAAAACAAATAAGTACCTGAAAGCATTTGATTCTTCTTCCAAAAATAAAACAGAACCTGAAACACTCTGTACAACTAAAAGATCTTCTATTCTTTTAGTTGAAGACTCTGAAGACAACCGCATGGTAATTGAACTATACCTCAAAGATTCACCTTACCAAATTACTATGGCAGAAAACGGTAAAGAAGGACTGGAGAAATTTGTTAACGGGAAATATGATCTTGTGATTATGGACATCCAGATGCCTGTAATGGACGGTTATGAGACAACCAAAGCAATCAGACAATTCGAACTTGAGAAAAAAGTCCGGGAAACACCTATTTTAGCTTTAACTGCAAATGCTTTTCAGGAAGATGCGCAAAAATGCTTAAACTGCGGATGTAATGACCACCTAGCAAAGCCTATAAAAAAGAAAAAATTAATCTCGGCTCTCGAAGAATATCTTGGGTAA
- a CDS encoding nickel ABC transporter permease produces MKYKIIFPILFLLMLITAATTSYSIAEAATNPFLTHKTGNTESAKQVQSKSTSEHIKIRKHHSRTLYDSALKEITLLQKDLRAKLTGFARDIKKNNLGKSFWLFLIFSFAYGVVHAVGPGHGKSVVCAFFISRRGTIYSAMFMSWLITLVHVGSATVIICFAYLLLSSGMSGFENFSYHMETVSYALVSLMGFWIFFSVLRSFLKKNHEDSCFKPAKCASLKEITIVAFVTGLVPCPGAAIILVYTISTGILWTGLTSMLFLATGMALTTSAFAIIAAKASSAMDRTTKRKTTQILYKTISLLASLIIISFGLLMLCSHLK; encoded by the coding sequence ATGAAATATAAAATAATTTTTCCCATTCTATTCCTTCTGATGCTCATCACTGCGGCAACAACCTCTTATTCTATTGCTGAGGCCGCAACTAACCCTTTTCTAACACACAAAACGGGAAACACTGAATCAGCAAAGCAGGTGCAAAGCAAAAGCACGTCTGAACACATCAAAATAAGAAAACATCATTCCAGAACCCTTTATGATTCTGCCTTAAAAGAAATAACCCTTTTGCAAAAAGATTTACGTGCAAAGCTGACGGGTTTTGCCAGAGATATTAAAAAAAATAATTTGGGAAAATCATTCTGGCTGTTCCTAATATTCTCCTTTGCATACGGAGTTGTTCATGCGGTTGGCCCCGGGCATGGCAAATCTGTAGTCTGTGCCTTTTTTATTTCACGCCGAGGTACCATATACTCAGCCATGTTTATGTCGTGGCTCATAACTCTGGTACATGTAGGATCGGCAACGGTGATTATATGCTTTGCATATTTACTTCTAAGTAGTGGAATGTCCGGTTTTGAAAATTTTAGCTATCATATGGAAACAGTCAGTTATGCGCTGGTTTCACTTATGGGGTTCTGGATCTTTTTTAGCGTGTTAAGATCCTTCCTCAAAAAAAACCATGAAGACAGTTGTTTCAAACCAGCTAAGTGCGCTTCACTGAAAGAAATTACAATCGTCGCGTTTGTAACAGGGCTTGTACCATGTCCCGGAGCAGCCATTATTCTAGTGTACACTATTTCAACCGGTATTTTATGGACAGGTTTAACCTCTATGCTATTCCTCGCAACAGGAATGGCTTTAACAACCTCAGCTTTTGCAATTATTGCCGCCAAAGCAAGCTCCGCAATGGACCGTACGACAAAAAGAAAGACGACGCAGATACTTTACAAAACAATTTCTCTTTTAGCTTCACTTATAATTATTTCCTTCGGTTTACTTATGCTATGCTCCCACCTCAAATAA
- a CDS encoding DUF1007 family protein: MLVPNQAEAHPHVFVDSSLTFEFDSQGLKGIREKWWFDEMFASMILGDFDTNHNGILSKKEAKALRDGAFINLKDFNFFTTILIDGQPYMATEATEFTPSIAEGTLIYEFFIPCKVIEDNKKHTIVATNIDKSLYTAFQMDPQNKIKNLPNTISAQLDFDIAEELTSPLTQMAPEAAFLTFGPK, translated from the coding sequence TTGCTTGTCCCGAATCAGGCCGAAGCGCACCCGCATGTTTTTGTGGACAGTTCTTTAACCTTTGAATTCGACTCACAAGGACTTAAAGGGATTAGGGAAAAATGGTGGTTTGACGAAATGTTTGCATCAATGATTCTTGGGGATTTTGATACAAACCACAACGGCATCCTTTCAAAAAAAGAAGCAAAAGCCCTTAGAGATGGGGCTTTTATCAATCTTAAAGATTTCAATTTCTTTACAACCATTCTGATTGATGGACAGCCGTATATGGCTACAGAAGCAACCGAATTTACCCCATCAATTGCGGAAGGTACTCTTATTTATGAGTTCTTCATTCCCTGTAAGGTTATCGAAGACAATAAAAAGCATACCATTGTAGCAACCAATATTGATAAAAGTTTATACACTGCGTTTCAGATGGACCCGCAAAATAAAATCAAAAATCTTCCAAACACGATTTCCGCTCAGCTGGATTTTGATATTGCAGAAGAATTAACATCTCCTCTTACTCAAATGGCTCCTGAAGCTGCATTCCTTACCTTTGGACCAAAATGA
- a CDS encoding TetR/AcrR family transcriptional regulator encodes MKGKNKKDAILYAAQETFGRYGYAGTTVKMISERAGVAFGLVSHYFGSKEELFLTAGIALVENLMEYLTAEIRETTSGIDGVATFMRSYLQFTLKYRNTFPLLLRCSPFSDVQIDMDRTKITIKFQQLLNIIRECVERGIEDGSIREVSVDDTTTIIYSNIVGTVRTRFLSPYDLPNLYEETTEFVTRSIRSR; translated from the coding sequence ATGAAAGGTAAAAACAAAAAAGATGCCATACTTTATGCTGCGCAGGAAACTTTCGGACGTTACGGATATGCCGGAACAACCGTAAAAATGATTTCCGAACGGGCCGGAGTAGCTTTCGGACTAGTCTCGCACTATTTCGGATCAAAAGAAGAACTGTTTCTAACAGCCGGCATTGCCCTTGTTGAGAACCTCATGGAATATTTGACAGCTGAGATTCGCGAAACAACTTCAGGAATTGATGGGGTTGCAACCTTCATGAGAAGTTATCTGCAATTCACTTTGAAATATCGCAACACTTTCCCTCTTCTGCTTCGCTGTTCTCCTTTCAGTGACGTGCAGATTGATATGGACCGGACAAAGATTACAATCAAATTTCAACAGCTTTTAAATATAATCCGAGAATGTGTAGAACGCGGAATTGAAGACGGTTCCATAAGAGAAGTCTCAGTTGATGACACTACCACTATTATTTATTCCAACATTGTAGGTACAGTTAGAACTAGATTCCTTTCACCGTATGATCTGCCTAATTTATATGAAGAAACAACAGAATTCGTAACCAGAAGTATCAGATCACGTTAA
- a CDS encoding TetR/AcrR family transcriptional regulator yields MGLKLVPINTLTDTRKKILHAAYKCLAQTGFTRLTVDEIALRAGISRKIIFHNYKGLKNLLSDLGESSFYWPSTEELLANAPEDFPNICPEKQVGAYFLSLRKELEERPETLRIMAWEMLERSDLSEELEDVRVRTALEFFENLGPDVPDEVDLAAAIALVGGGISYLAIRSLNTKTYGGVSLQDEIGWERLEHAMHCMLKGLLFPQI; encoded by the coding sequence ATGGGTCTAAAACTTGTTCCTATAAATACACTTACTGACACACGTAAGAAAATACTCCATGCTGCATACAAGTGTCTGGCACAAACAGGCTTCACCCGTCTTACTGTTGATGAAATAGCCTTAAGAGCAGGTATTTCCAGAAAAATTATTTTCCATAACTATAAGGGGCTTAAAAATCTTTTAAGCGACCTCGGTGAATCAAGTTTCTATTGGCCCAGCACCGAAGAACTTTTAGCCAATGCGCCAGAAGATTTCCCAAATATCTGCCCGGAAAAGCAGGTCGGTGCATACTTTCTTTCACTCCGCAAGGAACTTGAAGAAAGGCCCGAAACCTTAAGGATTATGGCTTGGGAAATGCTTGAACGATCTGATTTATCAGAGGAACTGGAAGATGTGCGCGTAAGGACAGCCTTGGAATTTTTTGAGAATTTAGGCCCTGATGTGCCTGACGAAGTAGACCTTGCGGCAGCAATAGCCCTCGTAGGTGGAGGAATTTCTTATCTAGCCATCCGTTCATTAAACACCAAGACATACGGAGGAGTGAGCCTACAGGATGAAATAGGCTGGGAAAGGCTTGAGCATGCCATGCATTGCATGCTCAAGGGATTACTTTTCCCGCAAATATAA
- the buk gene encoding butyrate kinase, translated as MEYKILVINPGSTSTKIAIFCNSELCFDAEIQHPREIIDKYSTVIDQKEFRTAQVSSLIEDSLKDGSPDIVVGRGGLLRPIPGGAYLVNAEMITDLESEKYGSHPCNLGAIIARDLAAKWSVPAMIMDPVVTDEMEPVAKVTGFPEITRRSVFHALSQRGVARTVSAKLGIEYEKSKFIVAHIGGGVSIGAHRYGLIVDVINGLDGEGPFTPERSGSLPLLPVLDLLNSGKFSYDELCKKITSGSGVFGLLGTNDLREVEARIDAGDKEAKLVFDALTYNLAKYISSFVPALMKDDAINPVNAIILTGGGARSRILVSAVKDMISSIAEVHAVTGLEEMEVMARGGLAVLRNALNPIEYLSDPS; from the coding sequence ATGGAATATAAAATTCTTGTAATAAATCCCGGTTCAACTTCTACAAAAATTGCAATTTTCTGTAATAGTGAACTCTGTTTTGATGCAGAGATACAGCATCCTCGTGAGATAATAGATAAATATTCTACTGTAATTGACCAGAAAGAATTCCGTACTGCGCAGGTTTCTTCATTAATTGAAGATTCTTTAAAGGATGGTTCACCTGACATTGTTGTCGGAAGGGGTGGTTTGCTTAGACCTATTCCAGGTGGTGCTTATTTAGTAAATGCTGAAATGATTACTGATCTTGAAAGTGAAAAATACGGATCTCATCCTTGCAACCTCGGGGCAATTATTGCCCGCGATTTAGCTGCAAAGTGGTCAGTTCCTGCGATGATAATGGATCCGGTTGTTACCGACGAGATGGAGCCGGTCGCAAAAGTGACTGGTTTTCCTGAAATTACTCGCAGAAGCGTTTTTCATGCGCTCAGTCAAAGAGGCGTAGCGAGAACTGTTTCCGCAAAACTCGGCATTGAATATGAGAAAAGTAAATTTATTGTGGCCCATATCGGGGGTGGGGTATCAATCGGGGCTCATAGATACGGATTAATTGTAGACGTGATAAATGGACTTGACGGAGAAGGACCGTTTACGCCTGAAAGATCAGGAAGTCTGCCGCTTTTGCCTGTACTTGATTTATTAAATTCAGGTAAGTTTTCTTATGATGAATTGTGCAAAAAAATAACCTCCGGCTCCGGTGTCTTTGGACTGCTCGGTACAAATGACTTGCGGGAAGTTGAGGCCCGTATTGACGCTGGAGATAAAGAAGCAAAGCTTGTTTTTGATGCGCTTACATACAATCTGGCTAAATATATAAGCTCATTTGTTCCGGCTTTGATGAAAGATGACGCTATAAATCCTGTGAATGCAATTATCCTCACCGGCGGGGGGGCTAGAAGTCGAATCCTTGTCAGTGCTGTGAAAGATATGATTAGCTCTATTGCCGAAGTACATGCTGTAACGGGGTTGGAAGAGATGGAAGTAATGGCACGCGGTGGGCTGGCTGTACTCCGTAATGCCTTGAATCCTATTGAATATTTATCAGATCCTTCATAA